From Xyrauchen texanus isolate HMW12.3.18 chromosome 9, RBS_HiC_50CHRs, whole genome shotgun sequence, the proteins below share one genomic window:
- the bag1 gene encoding BAG family molecular chaperone regulator 1, with amino-acid sequence MAENTLTVTVAHGTTKHNITLTAQDGHEPLLKDLCEALTEATGVPAPSQKIIFKGKSLKEMEESLSSFGLKQGCKLMMIGKRNSPEEEAELKKLKDLEKSVEQTAKKLEKVDGELNGLKNGFLAKELQAEALNKLDHRVKVAAEQFMKLLEEIDGISLPENFSDCRMKKKGLVKTVQGFLAQCDKIEAGISDHLAKIQTKNLALAE; translated from the exons ATGGCGGAGAACACCTTGACTGTGACAGTTGCTCATG GCACGACCAAACATAACATCACTTTAACTGCACAAGATGGACACGAACCCTTATTAAAGGATTTATGTGAGGCGCTGACAGAAGCCACAGGAGTACCAGCACCATCccagaaaattatatttaaag GGAAATCTTTGAAAGAGATGGAGGAATCTCTGTCAAGCTTTGGATTAAAGCAGGGTTGTAAACTAATGATGATTGGAAAGAGG AACAGTCCAGAGGAGGAAGCCGAGCTTAAAAAGCTCAAAGACCTAGAAAAGTCAGTGGAACAAACAGCCAAAAAGCTTGAGAAAGTGGATGGTGAACTGAACGGACTGAAGAAT GGTTTTCTTGCAAAGGAGTTGCAGGCCGAGGCTCTTAACAAACTGGACCACAGAGTGAAAGTTGCTGCTGAGCAGTTCATGAAACTTCTGGAGGAGATTGATGGAATT AGTTTGCCTGAGAATTTTAGTGATTGCAGGATGAAAAAGAAAGGACTTGTGAAAACTGTACAG GGTTTCTTAGCTCAGTGTGACAAAATTGAAGCTGGAATATCAGATCACTTGGCTAAGATTCAGACAAAAAATTTAGCATTAGCAGAGTGA